Proteins encoded in a region of the Planococcus citri chromosome 1, ihPlaCitr1.1, whole genome shotgun sequence genome:
- the LOC135836914 gene encoding uncharacterized protein LOC135836914 — protein MSGTSHSAGQSTTAKRTLDEDTESETGAVKKQKMSKDYAAAGLKSTTHGVVYQLKLLILFLIRGLHLKYDFTLATEMVAAEKFDDIVFGYTDENGKDVCRFLQAKHKQDETKNKITLRNLLTEKDGDFSIEKYFISYCKIKENPEFKDYKLKDFTICTNINLDDNLANNFKVIIDPDKILHFGNHKGFKRYRINRNEFPEVEKIVPMLRRTSKHHKLAYMLANHVFKGECLELRDLFKAYHVVLGENVIRRVVGNNDVEVVKFRSEFINGLPELNKFRESFYEEYQRVSKTKIKENEFWKKMEEENLIISPILKEKIELHSNSPLTDPEALAESIAKAIKKANTNTVRILHRELENQDGIIKDIDRLAGYVFVKKKDENEELFYFNSKFLVESEKLPDHLKQFRTEFIKKLGDKRIEFSKIKQYKFHIANFETYEEEEFNKKLSLPDDDIDGFFESFVLSVNQPNEEKLGDIIQKEISKGKLMGNGKDFKLIDTELMASKLQEDMLHWMKQKKGSFLTNEEGNELFVKIHHKVSKLVLIGPTLVYRAKMEEFGISFRKDFIVLQNFLNSEKQIFNLISSCDDTIFSSIKVLQTLKTLNSYQKEDSYIYMRLDSLLHIWKHVMEAFRTGASNLLAIECKAKKKGAKWYKLYKSLSALLKNENDKKVILITLKDDKFAKIFKTDFSQVRPNRYKEIEDRKTHLTDLTEESQKNILKKGKVFFLGKEVSLNAVVDAESKYLLSEEVVSMLIKNDELKIGKPLIDHTHTEVEDYFIDRMLIRCVVVRSDFIIEENFLVIDEENPDRPFESCDYVKREIGSKHGSYTDIILISDSRYEFKKLHEGYRKQYNIHWLKKEKGVNDRYIYRWQQSCGDLTKLCTFIDTSERSVVKYKLNKITDVYDKVVLVAAEPGMGKSVLLSRLSLDTQNTTLSPLWIVRSNLINHSSEFSEWLETNSGTIEISVLEAVKFLYKMIFDKDVYLPGDHAVDGKVEDVMSLCLTQNNDFEIAAGSNIIKNMTGSSLLEIKLFVHFFNKGKVVLLFDGFDEISPHYNDLVVKLLKVLKDTKVKSLWLTTRPYNILRKPENQFSTFAYRLQPFLKEDQTNFLKKYWKKNLKIAEFDGEKVDIFIDELVNQFSKTTNDPDRKFTSIPLQIRMLADTLSIKFKKSPEPFWENEGALANKLDLVTLYEIFLENKLDIELKKIISNERDRKKSGALIYEMNRHLEFRISHEILAVCSIFKVDQCKKLLSTRELEKIEKLKRLISEAGKKTGVIINIVDDKPEFIHRTFAEYFTAQFIWKKFISTYGLIEFEEKIVNYIVVEMLIKDGAIQVSKFLVLIAEKYFYSSIDLSKLENKIKILLMELTNQIIDYGDKEANFHSIKLLLGIIEFFFQKQGEENCIKIERNFRFRSPLIWGNGPKIQMNNEQMRETEKYFQFGRNYLEIRKVRSEIMKNNLKISNNPSLNLLCVCAEMGYTKLAEVLEGLNTELVKQHLSQRKWSHSPLWLAAENGHLAIITFLVRRFSYNPEWMDKDGKILIEHACRESTFNVLKSCLELDIIDVRPFNDHKGVRKLPLYEVLTKGAPEVIKLLIEKTNDGIVNKFIHHKFKDALANKLDLVTLYEKFLENELDIELENLISSEHDRKKPSALIDQESKRSEFRRSHEILAVCSIFKVDQCKNVLSTEELEKVKELKKRISKAKTKTGVISKIIDGKPEFIHPTFAQYLAAQFIWKKFNSIQAKSFQKKVVQDIVIKMLIEDGVIQVSRFLALIAKKYFNSSINLSTWENKIEILLLELTNQIDNYGATKDDHFQSIKILLGIIEFFLQKQEKGNLSKIIENQSPELLCLCAEMGYTKLASALTSLNTELLKQDLSKMEWLHCPLWIAAENGHLDIMRFLVVRFSYDAEWQDVNGQDLIQSICRNAAFDILKSCLELNIVDGEPYEDPVEGVEKLPIYEAIARKASVEVIKLLIEKTDAGIVNVFLHHEFKIPVSNLMLRELFISYDKPAEIIELAFKKGIDFSFCLNDVLDKFKIANICNPLMLVNIPPFDRRNFIDRCSSYSSRYNYLCNLFPIIEQLLKAGIGYSYIDARRRRNEPPSGSTYRIVKRLNDMHKLLNEIYNLHRVSDKENNDPRQILLRLIFNYISSLGFKAMEITINPKELRILPHYQEECEHKHRIPQLISCITNYSTYIKHLESNYETDNTQNHRICVWPVPEKGTVLCNPLVHHFPIFKAVMMELFFKYYILGVDGDSNLVKCAVDQLKTHPVILLGERLIPGKFSSFQECIHKINNEIEIVEKVDEENIGREKYLNKLVKNLLCDVLLMYFHQCYTITDALDEISEKVIKIEEVFNKLLEMKNKSSSEHNNMIFNEDQILDILGLKNIACEREDLQKLVSEISDDTAGFDDLVHVWSLLDLIGQRNVLPVLKQMLKFADQSKRIFDIFEELHEGYENLIYAVQDDDINKVTSVLQNVEQDFVKAIIHGQDEHYGSPLHYAALKGQADTINIFLDHGTNPNLRLCNNFEKITHFSQAMEKMKKYPFWSDDFVNWTPLYFAVLNDHIEVVQNLIERGADVNYVLNPGQRGYSVLHISALSCGSLKIAQLLLKNGARYNVPNKKDETPLNLATCGSDVEKLLRSINELFQIVEEGERNAVNSVFEALDFVFDSWEAALNAKNTNDKTLLELTNNDAQKDIFELLSEKLRMVESRGL, from the coding sequence ATGTCAGGAACTTCGCATTCCGCTGGACAATCTACAACAGCCAAAAGGACACTTGATGAAGATACCGAATCAGAAACTGGTGCagtaaagaaacaaaaaatgtctAAAGATTATGCGGCGGCAGGGTTAAAATCAACAACTCACGGTGTCGTTTATCAACTGAAATTGTTGATTCTATTTTTAATACGAGGTTTGcatttaaaatatgattttactCTTGCAACTGAAATGGTCGCAGCTGAAAAGTTCGACGATATTGTATTCGGTTATACCGATGAAAATGGTAAAGATGTATGTCGTTTTTTGCAAGCAAAGCATAAGCAAGatgaaactaaaaataaaataacccTTCGTAATTTGCTCACAGAAAAAGATGGTGATTTTAGTATTGAAAAGTACTTTATTTCGTATTGtaaaatcaaagaaaatccCGAATTTAAAGATTATAAGTTAAAAGATTTTACCATCTGTACAAATATTAATCTAGACGACAATTTAGCGAACAATTTTAAAGTAATTATAGATCcggataaaattttacattttggaaATCACAAAGGATTTAAGCGCTATAGAATTAATCGAAATGAATTTCctgaagtagaaaaaattgtgCCAATGTTACGTCGGACGTCAAAACATCATAAACTCGCATACATGCTTGCTAATCATGTGTTTAAAGGCGAATGTTTGGAATTGAGAGATTTATTCAAAGCCTACCATGTTGTACTCGGAGAAAACGTGATTAGGCGTGTTGTTGGAAATAATGATGTTGAAGTAGTCAAATTTCGTAGTGAGTTCATAAATGGATTGCCGGAGTTGAACAAGTTCAGAGAAAGTTTTTATGAGGAATATCAGCGTGTCTCAAAGACAAAAATCAAGGAAAACGAGTTTTGGAAGAAGATGGAAGAGGAAAATTTGATTATATCTccgattttaaaagaaaaaattgaattacattcCAATTCTCCGCTTACTGATCCAGAAGCTTTAGCTGAAAGTATTGCAAAAGCAATAAAAAAGGCTAATACAAATACTGTCAGAATATTACATAGGGAACTAGAGAATCAGGATGGTATTATAAAAGATATTGATAGATTAGCAGGatatgtttttgtaaaaaagaaagaCGAGAATGAAGAATTATTctatttcaactcaaaatttcttgTTGAGAGTGAAAAATTGCCTGATCATTTGAAACAGTTCCGTACTGAATTCATAAAAAAACTTGGAGATAAACGaatagaattttccaaaataaaacaatataaaTTTCATATAGCCAACTTTGAAACTTATGAAGAGGAGGAGTTTAATAAGAAACTTTCTTTACCTGATGATGATATAGATGGATTTTTTGAGAGTTTCGTTTTATCAGTCAACCAGCCCAATGAAGAAAAGCTAGGTGATATTATCCAAAAAGAAATAAGCAAAGGCAAATTAATGGGCAACGGCaaagatttcaaattaattgatACTGAACTCATGGCTAGTAAGCTTCAGGAAGATATGCTGCATTGGATGAAACAGAAAAAGGGTAGTTTTTTAACAAATGAAGAAGGTAAtgaactttttgtaaaaattcaccataaagtCTCTAAGTTGGTATTGATTGGTCCTACCTTAGTTTATCGTGCTAAGATGGAGGAGTTTGGAATATCATTTCGTAAGGATTTTATTGTCCTGCAAAACTTcttaaattcagaaaaacaaattttcaacttgattagCTCTTGTGATGACacaatttttagttcaattaaAGTACTCCAAACATTGAAAACCCTGAATAGCTATCAAAAGGAGGATAGTTATATTTATATGCGTTTGGATTCTCTTTTGCATATTTGGAAACATGTAATGGAAGCTTTCAGAACAGGAGCATCTAATTTATTAGCAATTGAATGCAAAGCCAAGAAAAAGGGGGCAAAATGGTACAAATTATACAAATCATTATCtgctttattaaaaaatgaaaatgataaaaaggtCATTCTCATAACTTTGAAGGATGATAAGTTTgctaaaatatttaaaacagatttttcccaGGTAAGGCCTAATCGTTACAAAGAAATTGAAGATAGAAAGACCCATCTAACTGATCTTACTGAAGAgtctcaaaaaaacattttaaaaaaaggaaaagttttttttcttggtaaAGAAGTAAGTTTAAATGCAGTCGTAGATGCGGAGTCAAAATATCTATTGTCAGAAGAAGTGGTATCTATGcttattaaaaatgatgaattaaagATAGGTAAACCACTCATTGACCATACACATACTGAGGTTGAGGATTACTTCATTGACCGTATGCTTATTCGTTGTGTAGTGGTTAGATCAGATTTCAttatagaagaaaattttttggtaattgatgAGGAAAATCCAGATAGACCTTTTGAATCGTGTGATTATGTAAAGAGAGAGATTGGATCTAAACATGGGTCATATACAGATATAATATTAATTTCTGATTCACggtatgaatttaaaaaactgcATGAGGGATACAGAAAACAATATAATATAcattggttgaaaaaagaaaaaggagtGAACGATAGGTACATCTACAGATGGCAACAATCTTGTGGTGATCTAACAAAATTATGTACATTTATAGATACATCTGAACGGAGTGTTGTAAAATATAAACTAAACAAAATTACAGATGTATATGATAAAGTGGTTCTTGTTGCTGCAGAGCCAGGGATGGGAAAATCAGTTTTGCTATCTCGTTTGTCACTGGACACCCAGAATACTACACTATCTCCTCTGTGGATAGTTAGAAGTAACTTGATAAATCATTCCAGTGAATTCTCAGAGTGGCTGGAAACTAACTCAGGTACTATAGAAATCAGTGTACTGGAAGCTGTGAAATTTCtctataaaatgatttttgacaaaGATGTATATCTTCCTGGAGATCATGCAGTTGATGGGAAAGTGGAAGATGTGATGAGCTTATGTCTTACACAGaataatgattttgaaattgctgCTGGAAgcaatattattaaaaatatgacAGGATCATCATTACTGGAAATTAAgctttttgtccattttttcaataaggGTAAAGTAGTATTACTATTTGATGGATTTGATGAGATCAGTCCACATTATAATGATCTTGTTGTGAAGTTACTGAAAGTTTTAAAAGATACCAAAGTTAAAAGTTTATGGTTGACTACGCGTCCTTATAACATTCTACGCAAGCCTGAAAATCAGTTTAGTACGTTTGCTTACAGACTGCAACCATTTCTTAAAGAAGATCAgaccaattttttgaagaaatattggaagaaaaacctgaaaattgcagaatttgATGGAgagaaagttgatatttttattgatgagTTAGtgaatcaattttccaaaactacAAATGATCCAGATAGAAAATTTACAAGTATACCTTTGCAGATTCGCATGCTTGCTGATACGCTGTCTATTAAGTTTAAAAAAAGTCCAGAACCTTTTTGGGAAAATGAAGGTGCACTAGCTAATAAGCTAGATTTAGTCACTCTTTATGagatatttcttgaaaacaaGCTTGATAttgagttaaaaaaaataatatctaacGAACGTGATAGAAAAAAGTCTGGCgcattaatttatgaaatgaatAGGCATTTGGAATTTAGGATAAGTCATGAAATATTGGCCGTGTGTTCGATATTCAAAGTAGATCAGTGTAAGAAATTGCTATCTACAAGAGAACTggaaaaaatagagaaattgaaaagacTCATAAGCgaagcaggaaaaaaaacaggagtCATCATTAATATTGTTGATGATAAACCAGAATTTATTCATCGTACTTTTGCTGAATATTTCACTGCacaatttatttggaaaaaattcatttccacgTATGGACTGATagaatttgaggaaaaaattgttaattatATTGTTGTTGAGATGTtaatcaaagatggtgcaatacaagtttcaaaatttttggtattgaTTGCTGAAAAGTATTTCTACAGCAGCATTGATCTttccaaattggaaaataaaattaaaattttgttaatggAACTTACTAATCAAATTATAGATTATGGAGATAAGGAAGCTAATTTTCACTCCATCAAGTTGTTACTAGGGATCATTGAGTTTTTCTTTCAGAAGCAAGGAGaagaaaattgtataaaaatagaaagaaatttCCGCTTTAGAAGTCCATTAATCTGGGGAAATGGTCCAAAAATCCAGATGAATAATGAACAAATGAGGGAAAcggagaaatattttcaattcggGAGGAATTATTTAGAAATCAGAAAGGTTCGTTCAGAAATTAtgaagaataatttaaaaatcagcAATAATCCATCACTAAACTTATTATGTGTATGTGCTGAAATGGGATACACAAAACTTGCAGAAGTTTTGGAGGGTCTAAACACTGAATTAGTGAAACAACATCTTAGTCAGAGAAAATGGTCGCATTCTCCTTTATGGTTAGCAGCTGAAAATGGCCATCTTGCTATCATAACATTTCTAGTTAGAAGGTTTTCTTATAATCCTGAGTGGATGGacaaagatggaaaaattttaattgagcATGCATGTAGAGAATCTACATTCAACGTTCTGAAGTCTTGTTTAGAACTAGATATTATTGATGTCAGGCCTTTCAATGATCACAAGGGTGTTAGAAAATTACCACTATATGAAGTCCTTACAAAAGGAGCACCAGAAGTGATTAAATTGTTGATAGAAAAAACCAATGATGGTATTgtgaataaatttattcatcaCAAATTTAAAGATGCACTGGCTAATAAGCTGGATTTAGTCAccctttatgaaaaatttcttgaaaacgaGCTTGATATTGAGTTGGAGAACCTAATCTCTAGTGAACATGATAGAAAAAAACCTAGTGCATTAATTGATCAAGAAAGTAAGCGTTCAGAATTTAGGAGAAGTCATGAAATATTGGCTGTGTGTTCAATATTCAAAGTAGATCAGTGTAAAAACGTGCTATCTacagaagaactggaaaaagtAAAGGAATTAAAAAAACGCATTAGCAAAGCAAAGACAAAAACCGGAGTCATTAGTAAAATTATCGATGGTAAACCAGAATTTATTCATCCTACTTTTGCCCAATACCTTGCTGCgcaatttatttggaaaaaatttaattctattcaagcaaaaagttttcagaaaaaagttgttcagGATATTGTTATCAAGATGTTGATCGAGGATGGTGTGATACAAGTTTCCAGGTTTTTGGCATTGATTGCTAAAAAGTATTTCAATAGTAGCATTAATCTTTCCACATGGGAAAATAAGATAGAAATTTTGTTATTGGAACTTACTAATCAAATTGACAATTACGGTGCAACAAAGGATGATCATTTTCAGTCCATCAAGATATTACTAGGGATTATTGAGTTTTTCTTACAGAAGCAAGAAAAAGGAAATCTTTCAAAGATCATTGAGAATCAATCACCAGAATTATTATGCTTATGTGCGGAAATGGGATATACAAAACTTGCAAGTGCATTGACGAGTCTAAACACTGAATTGCTGAAACAAGATCTTAGTAAAATGGAATGGCTCCATTGTCCTTTATGGATAGCCGCTGAAAATGGCCATCTTGATATCATGAGATTTCTAGTTGTAAGGTTCTCTTATGATGCTGAGTGGCAAGATGTAAACGGGCAGGATTTAATTCAGAGCATATGTCGAAATGCTGCATTCGACATTCTGAAATCTTGTTTAGAATTGAATATTGTTGATGGCGAGCCTTACGAGGATCCGGTCGaaggtgttgaaaaattaccaatataTGAAGCCATTGCGAGAAAAGCCTCAGTGGAAGTGATCAAATTGTTGATAGAAAAAACTGATGCTGGTATTGTGAATGTATTTCTCCATCATGAATTCAAAATACCAGTGAGCAACCTTATGCTTAGAGAATTGTTTATTTCTTATGATAAGCCTGCAGAAATAATTGAGCTTGCTTTTAAAAAAGGCATTGATTTCTCCTTTTGTTTGAATGATGTTCTTGACAAATTTAAGATTGCAAACATTTGTAATCCGTTAATGTTAGTGAATATTCCCCCCTTTGATCGTAGAAACTTTATTGATCGTTGTTCTTCATATAGCAGTAGGTATAATTACTTATGCAATTTGTTCCCAATTATTGAACAGCTTTTGAAAGCTGGTATAGGATATAGTTACATAGATGCGAGACGTAGACGCAATGAACCTCCATCAGGTTCAACTTACCGCATTGTTAAGCGACTAAATGACATGCATAaacttttaaatgaaatttacaaCTTACATAGAGTGAGTGATAAAGAAAATAATGACCCGAGACAAATATTATTGcgattgattttcaattatatTAGCTCTCTTGGTTTTAAAGCTATGGAAATCACAATAAACCCAAAGGAACTACGTATATTGCCTCACTATCAAGAGGAATGTGAACACAAACATCGTATACCTCAGTTGATTTCCTGCATTACGAATTATTCTACATATATTAAACATCTTGAAAGCAATTATGAAACAGATAATACACAGAATCATAGGATATGTGTATGGCCTGTTCCAGAAAAAGGAACTGTTCTCTGTAATCCACTTGTACATCATTTTCCTATATTCAAAGCTGTTATGATGGAATTGTTTTTCAAGTACTACATTCTAGGAGTAGATGGTGATAGTAACTTGGTGAAATGTGCTGTAGATCAACTAAAAACTCATCCAGTCATATTACTGGGTGAACGTCTAATTCCTGGCAAATTTTCCTCATTCCAGGAATGCATTCATAagataaataatgaaattgagatagttgaaaaagttgatgaagaAAACATAGGCCGAGAAAAATATCTAAATaagttggtgaaaaatttgttgTGCGATGTTTTGTTGATGTATTTTCATCAATGTTATACAATCACCGATgcattagatgaaatttcagaaaaagtaatcaaaattgaagaagtatttAATAAGCtgctggaaatgaaaaataagtcgAGTAGTGAACATAATAATATGATATTTAATGAAGATCAAATATTAGATATTTtgggtttgaaaaatatcgcttGTGAGCGTgaagatttacaaaaattagtgTCAGAAATTTCTGATGATACTGCGGGTTTTGATGATTTGGTACACGTTTGGTCTTTGCTGGATCTTATAGGTCAGCGAAATGTACTACCAGTATTAAAACAAATGTTAAAGTTTGCTGATCAATCAAAACGAATTTTCGACATATTTGAGGAGCTTCATGAGGGGTATGAAAACCTCATTTATGCTGTTCAAGATGATGATATAAACAAGGTAACAAGCGTGTTACAAAACGTTGAACAAGATTTTGTGAAGGCAATTATCCATGGTCAAGATGAGCATTATGGCTCACCACTACATTACGCAGCTCTCAAAGGACAAGCAGACACAATAAACATCTTTTTAGACCATGGGACTAATCCTAATCTCAGACTATgtaataattttgagaaaataactcATTTCTCGCAAgctatggaaaaaatgaaaaaataccctTTTTGGTCAGACGATTTTGTAAATTGGACTCCGTTATACTTCGCAGTGTTGAATGACCACATAGAAGTAGTTCAGAATTTGATAGAGAGGGGTGCTGATGTTAATTATGTTCTTAATCCAGGACAGAGGGGTTATTCAGTATTACATATTTCAGCTTTGTCCTGTGGtagtttgaaaattgctcagttacttttgaaaaatggagcTCGTTACAATGTCCCAAATAAAAAAGATGAAACTCCTCTAAATCTTGCGACGTGTGGATCTGACGTTGAAAAGCTACTCCGTTCTATCAATGAACTGTTTCAAATTGTTGAGGAGGGTGAAAGAAATGCCGTTAATTCTGTATTCGAGGCgttagattttgtttttgattcatGGGAAGCTGCCTTGAATGCGAAAAACACAAATGATAAGACACTTTTAGAATTAACTAATAATGATGCACAGAAGGATATTTTCGAGTtgctttcagaaaaattaagaaTGGTAGAGTCCCGTGGTTTGTAG